The Neovison vison isolate M4711 chromosome 10, ASM_NN_V1, whole genome shotgun sequence genome has a segment encoding these proteins:
- the RUSC1 gene encoding RUN and SH3 domain-containing protein 1 isoform X1, which produces MLSPQRALLCNLNHIHLQHVSLGLHLSRRPELREGPLSTPPPPGDTGGKESRGPCSGALVDANSNSPAVPCRCCQEHGPSLENRQDPAREEEGAASPSDPGCSSSLSSCSDLSPDESPISVYSRGLPGDEDVHPQPSIVPLEQGSPLGSVGPGACSPDSFCCSPDSCSGASSPPGPGLDSNCNALTTCQEPPSPGPEEEDDGGELDLPASELPEADDDGKADAEKTEPSWKINPIWKIDTEAPGAGWKAAESSDSGCSIAGDSRPAKLDSGWAGRTAATDGSSRTDAGWRSDVSEEPAAHRTITSFHELAQKRRRGPGLPLAPQVKKDRSDWLIVFSPDSELPPSGSLGGCPAPPREVTTFKELRSRSRAPPPPVPPRDPPAGWALVPPRPPPPPVPPRRRKNRPGLQPIAERPPEEGRAGSPAAGQEAPAAREPEELGAQAGRAARSSWSFAGAPGAQRRWMAEAQSGAGQLQEQKKGLLIAVSASVDKIISHFGAARNLVQKAQLGDSRLSPDVGHLVLTTLCPALHALVADGLKPFRKDLITGQRRSSPWSVVEASVKPGASSRALGTLYSQVSRLAPLSSSRSRFHAFILGLLNTKQLELWFSSLQEDAGLLSLLYLPTGFLSLARGGCPALSTELLLLLQPLSVLTFHLDLLFEHHHHLPLGPPPAAEVPGSPPALQQTVHAVLHWGGRLAQSLRGASGETPPGPRAPAGAPTSGSWWEQLTQASRVYASGGSEGFPLPRWRSWRPGPAAGGPQARPVPTEDAAPGRGLWLGRLFGVPGSLAETDGGPVKSRRPSSWLPPTVSVLALVKRGAPPEPLSPPEELEASAASVVQTHRAVRALCDHAAAGPDQLSFRRGEVLRVVATVDEDWLRCGRDGAEGLVPVGYTSLVL; this is translated from the exons ATGCTGTCCCCTCAGAGGGCTTTACTCTGCAACCTCAACCACATCCACCTCCAGCACGTCTCCCTGGGCCTGCACCTGTCCCGCCGTCCGGAGCTGCGGGAGGGGCCCTTgagcacaccccctccccccggggaCACCGGGGGCAAGGAGAGCCGGGGGCCCTGCAGCGGGGCCCTGGTGGACGCCAATTCCAACAGCCCAGCGGTGCCCTGCCGATGCTGCCAGGAGCACGGGCCGAGCTTAGAAAACCGGCAGGACCCAGCCCGGGAGGAAGAGGGGGCCGCCTCCCCCTCGGACCcgggctgctcctcctctctcagcTCCTGCTCAGATCTTAGTCCCGACGAGTCCCCCATCTCGGTGTACTCGCGGGGCCTCCCGGGCGACGAGGATGTCCACCCTCAGCCCAGCATCGTCCCCCTGGAGCAGGGCTCCCCGCTGGGCTCCGTCGGCCCCGGAGCCTGCTCTCCGGACAGCTTCTGCTGCTCGCCCGATTCCTGCTCCGGAGCTTCCTCCCCACCCGGCCCCGGCTTGGACTCCAACTGCAACGCCCTGACCACCTGCCAGGagcccccttccccaggcccGGAGGAGGAGGACGACGGAGGGGAGCTGGACCTCCCTGCCTCCGAGCTCCCGGAGGCGGATGATGACGGGAAAGCCGACGCTGAGAAAACCGAGCCCAGCTGGAAGATCAACCCCATTTGGAAGATCGACACGGAGGCGCCGGGCGCGGGCTGGAAAGCCGCGGAGAGCAGTGACTCCGGCTGCAGCATCGCTGGGGACTCGCGACCCGCAAAACTCGACTCGGGGTGGGCAGGCCGCACGGCAGCGACTGATGGCAGCTCCAGGACCGACGCGGGGTGGCGGAGTGACGTCAGCGAGGAGCCGGCGGCCCACCGGACCATCACGTCCTTCCACGAGCTGGCCCAGAAGCGCAGGCGAGGCCCGGGGCTGCCCCTGGCGCCGCAGGTCAAGAAAGACCGCAGCGACTGGCTCATCGTCTTCTCGCCCGACAGCGAGCTGCCCCCCAGCGGCTCGCTCGGCGGCTGCCCCGCGCCGCCCCGGGAAGTCACCACCTTCAAGGAGCTCCGCTCCCGCAgccgggccccgcccccgccggtgCCGCCCCGGGACCCCCCGGCCGGCTGGGCCTTGGTgccgccccggcccccgcccccgcccgtgCCGCCGCGGAGGAGGAAGAACCGTCCGGGGCTGCAGCCCATCGCCGAGCGGCCGCCCGAGGAGGGCAGGGCGGGCAGCCCCGCGGCTGGCCAGGAGGCCCCCGCCGCCCGGGAGCCGGAGGAGCTGGGCGCGCAGGCCGGCCGTGCGG CCCGGAGTTCCTGGTCGTTCGCCGGCGCCCCCGGGGCCCAGCGACGGTGGATGGCAGAAGCCCAGAGCGGGGCTGGGCAGCTGCAGGAGCAGAAGAAAG GGCTCCTGATAGCCGTGAGCGCCTCGGTGGACAAGATCATCTCGCACTTCGGGGCCGCCCGGAACTTGGTTCAGAAG GCCCAGTTGGGGGATAGCCGGCTGAGCCCGGACGTGGGTCACTTGGTGCTGACCACCCTCTGTCCGGCCCTGCACGCCCTGGTGGCCGACGGGCTGAAGCCCTTCCGGAAGGACCTCATCACGGGGCAGCGCAGGAGCAGCCCCTGGAGCGTGGTGGAGGCGTCGGTGAAGCCAG GCGCCAGCAGCCGCGCGCTCGGGACCCTGTACAGCCAGGTCAGCCGCCTGGCGCCGCTGAGCAGCAGCCGCAGCCGCTTTCACGCCTTCATCCTGGGCCTCCTCAA CACTAAGCAGTTGGAGCTGTGGTTTTCCAGCCTCCAGGAAGATGCAG GCCTGCTGTCCCTCCTGTACCTGCCCACCGGATTCTTGTCCTTGGCTCGGGGAGGCTGCCCCGCCCTGTCCACggagctgctgctcctgctgcagcCGCTCTCGGTGCTCACCTTCCACCTGGACCTGCTCTTCGagcaccaccaccacctgccCCTGGGCCCGCCCCCAGCCGCGGAGGTGCCGGGCTCGCCCCCGGCCCTGCAGCAGACGGTGCACGCGGTGCTGCATTGGGGAGGACGGCTGGCCCAGAGCCTTCGGGGGGCCTCGGGGGAGACACCTCCCGGCCCTCGGGCTCCCGCCGGCGCCCCCACATCAGGCAGCTGGTGGGAGCAGCTGACCCAGGCCTCTCGCGTCTATGCCTCGGGGGGCAGCGAGGGCTTCCCTCTGCCCCGGTGGAGGTCGTGGCGTCCCGGGCCGGCGGCCGGAGGCCCGCAGGCGAGGCCAGTGCCCACGGAGGACGCAGCGCCCGGCCGAGGCCTGTGGCTGGGAAGGCTGTTCGGCGTGCCTGGGAGCCTGGCGGAAACGGACGGAGGACCCGTGAAGTCCAG GAGACCGTCCAGCTGGCTGCCCCCGACCGTGAGCGTGCTGGCTCTGGTGAAGCGCGGCGCCCCTCCCGAGCCGCTGTCGCCTCCCGAGGAGCTCGAGGCCTCGGCCGCCAGCGTCGTGCAGACCcacag GGCGGTGCGCGCGCTCTGTGACCACGCGGCCGCGGGACCGGACCAGCTCAGCTTCCGGCGCGGGGAGGTGCTGCGCGTGGTGGCCACGGTGGACGAGGACTGGCTCCGCTGCGGGCGGGACGGCGCCGAGGGGCTGGTGCCCGTGGGGTACACGTCTCTCGTCCTCTAG
- the RUSC1 gene encoding RUN and SH3 domain-containing protein 1 isoform X2, with amino-acid sequence MLSPQRALLCNLNHIHLQHVSLGLHLSRRPELREGPLSTPPPPGDTGGKESRGPCSGALVDANSNSPAVPCRCCQEHGPSLENRQDPAREEEGAASPSDPGCSSSLSSCSDLSPDESPISVYSRGLPGDEDVHPQPSIVPLEQGSPLGSVGPGACSPDSFCCSPDSCSGASSPPGPGLDSNCNALTTCQEPPSPGPEEEDDGGELDLPASELPEADDDGKADAEKTEPSWKINPIWKIDTEAPGAGWKAAESSDSGCSIAGDSRPAKLDSGWAGRTAATDGSSRTDAGWRSDVSEEPAAHRTITSFHELAQKRRRGPGLPLAPQVKKDRSDWLIVFSPDSELPPSGSLGGCPAPPREVTTFKELRSRSRAPPPPVPPRDPPAGWALVPPRPPPPPVPPRRRKNRPGLQPIAERPPEEGRAGSPAAGQEAPAAREPEELGAQAGPGLPPPPPASRSAAAARPLLEGAGAAGTPLPALAAGPPRAELRLLGAPRPPQKQLLPVRLSPVGAHSPPARGALPCLASPELALLLSPLFPRSSTFPAVAPPPCQVPAPPLPPPPRPPKAPRRTRSPPPPPRLPRSSWSFAGAPGAQRRWMAEAQSGAGQLQEQKKGLLIAVSASVDKIISHFGAARNLVQKAQLGDSRLSPDVGHLVLTTLCPALHALVADGLKPFRKDLITGQRRSSPWSVVEASVKPGASSRALGTLYSQVSRLAPLSSSRSRFHAFILGLLNTKQLELWFSSLQEDAGLLSLLYLPTGFLSLARGGCPALSTELLLLLQPLSVLTFHLDLLFEHHHHLPLGPPPAAEVPGSPPALQQTVHAVLHWGGRLAQSLRGASGETPPGPRAPAGAPTSGSWWEQLTQASRVYASGGSEGFPLPRWRSWRPGPAAGGPQARPVPTEDAAPGRGLWLGRLFGVPGSLAETDGGPVKSRRPSSWLPPTVSVLALVKRGAPPEPLSPPEELEASAASVVQTHRAVRALCDHAAAGPDQLSFRRGEVLRVVATVDEDWLRCGRDGAEGLVPVGYTSLVL; translated from the exons ATGCTGTCCCCTCAGAGGGCTTTACTCTGCAACCTCAACCACATCCACCTCCAGCACGTCTCCCTGGGCCTGCACCTGTCCCGCCGTCCGGAGCTGCGGGAGGGGCCCTTgagcacaccccctccccccggggaCACCGGGGGCAAGGAGAGCCGGGGGCCCTGCAGCGGGGCCCTGGTGGACGCCAATTCCAACAGCCCAGCGGTGCCCTGCCGATGCTGCCAGGAGCACGGGCCGAGCTTAGAAAACCGGCAGGACCCAGCCCGGGAGGAAGAGGGGGCCGCCTCCCCCTCGGACCcgggctgctcctcctctctcagcTCCTGCTCAGATCTTAGTCCCGACGAGTCCCCCATCTCGGTGTACTCGCGGGGCCTCCCGGGCGACGAGGATGTCCACCCTCAGCCCAGCATCGTCCCCCTGGAGCAGGGCTCCCCGCTGGGCTCCGTCGGCCCCGGAGCCTGCTCTCCGGACAGCTTCTGCTGCTCGCCCGATTCCTGCTCCGGAGCTTCCTCCCCACCCGGCCCCGGCTTGGACTCCAACTGCAACGCCCTGACCACCTGCCAGGagcccccttccccaggcccGGAGGAGGAGGACGACGGAGGGGAGCTGGACCTCCCTGCCTCCGAGCTCCCGGAGGCGGATGATGACGGGAAAGCCGACGCTGAGAAAACCGAGCCCAGCTGGAAGATCAACCCCATTTGGAAGATCGACACGGAGGCGCCGGGCGCGGGCTGGAAAGCCGCGGAGAGCAGTGACTCCGGCTGCAGCATCGCTGGGGACTCGCGACCCGCAAAACTCGACTCGGGGTGGGCAGGCCGCACGGCAGCGACTGATGGCAGCTCCAGGACCGACGCGGGGTGGCGGAGTGACGTCAGCGAGGAGCCGGCGGCCCACCGGACCATCACGTCCTTCCACGAGCTGGCCCAGAAGCGCAGGCGAGGCCCGGGGCTGCCCCTGGCGCCGCAGGTCAAGAAAGACCGCAGCGACTGGCTCATCGTCTTCTCGCCCGACAGCGAGCTGCCCCCCAGCGGCTCGCTCGGCGGCTGCCCCGCGCCGCCCCGGGAAGTCACCACCTTCAAGGAGCTCCGCTCCCGCAgccgggccccgcccccgccggtgCCGCCCCGGGACCCCCCGGCCGGCTGGGCCTTGGTgccgccccggcccccgcccccgcccgtgCCGCCGCGGAGGAGGAAGAACCGTCCGGGGCTGCAGCCCATCGCCGAGCGGCCGCCCGAGGAGGGCAGGGCGGGCAGCCCCGCGGCTGGCCAGGAGGCCCCCGCCGCCCGGGAGCCGGAGGAGCTGGGCGCGCAGGCCGGCC CCGgcctccccccgccgccccccgcctcGCGGTCCGCGGCCGCCGCGCGCCCCCTGCTGGAGGGCGCGGGCGCGGCGGGGACCCCGCTCCCGGCGCTTGCCGCCGGCCCGCCCCGCGCGGAGCTGCGTCTGCTGGGCGCGCCGAGGCCCCCGCAGAAGCAGCTGCTGCCCGTCCGCCTGTCCCCCGTGGGCGCCCACTCGCCTCCGGCTCGGGGGGCCCTGCCCTGCCTGGCCAGCCCCGAGCTGGCACTGCTGCTGTCCCCGCTCTTTCCCAGAAGCAGCACCTTCCCCGCCGTGGCCCCCCCGCCCTGCCAGGTGCCCGCCCCCCCGCTGCCACCGCCGCCGCGCCCGCCGAAGGCCCCCCGccggaccaggagcccgccgccTCCGCCCAGGCTAC CCCGGAGTTCCTGGTCGTTCGCCGGCGCCCCCGGGGCCCAGCGACGGTGGATGGCAGAAGCCCAGAGCGGGGCTGGGCAGCTGCAGGAGCAGAAGAAAG GGCTCCTGATAGCCGTGAGCGCCTCGGTGGACAAGATCATCTCGCACTTCGGGGCCGCCCGGAACTTGGTTCAGAAG GCCCAGTTGGGGGATAGCCGGCTGAGCCCGGACGTGGGTCACTTGGTGCTGACCACCCTCTGTCCGGCCCTGCACGCCCTGGTGGCCGACGGGCTGAAGCCCTTCCGGAAGGACCTCATCACGGGGCAGCGCAGGAGCAGCCCCTGGAGCGTGGTGGAGGCGTCGGTGAAGCCAG GCGCCAGCAGCCGCGCGCTCGGGACCCTGTACAGCCAGGTCAGCCGCCTGGCGCCGCTGAGCAGCAGCCGCAGCCGCTTTCACGCCTTCATCCTGGGCCTCCTCAA CACTAAGCAGTTGGAGCTGTGGTTTTCCAGCCTCCAGGAAGATGCAG GCCTGCTGTCCCTCCTGTACCTGCCCACCGGATTCTTGTCCTTGGCTCGGGGAGGCTGCCCCGCCCTGTCCACggagctgctgctcctgctgcagcCGCTCTCGGTGCTCACCTTCCACCTGGACCTGCTCTTCGagcaccaccaccacctgccCCTGGGCCCGCCCCCAGCCGCGGAGGTGCCGGGCTCGCCCCCGGCCCTGCAGCAGACGGTGCACGCGGTGCTGCATTGGGGAGGACGGCTGGCCCAGAGCCTTCGGGGGGCCTCGGGGGAGACACCTCCCGGCCCTCGGGCTCCCGCCGGCGCCCCCACATCAGGCAGCTGGTGGGAGCAGCTGACCCAGGCCTCTCGCGTCTATGCCTCGGGGGGCAGCGAGGGCTTCCCTCTGCCCCGGTGGAGGTCGTGGCGTCCCGGGCCGGCGGCCGGAGGCCCGCAGGCGAGGCCAGTGCCCACGGAGGACGCAGCGCCCGGCCGAGGCCTGTGGCTGGGAAGGCTGTTCGGCGTGCCTGGGAGCCTGGCGGAAACGGACGGAGGACCCGTGAAGTCCAG GAGACCGTCCAGCTGGCTGCCCCCGACCGTGAGCGTGCTGGCTCTGGTGAAGCGCGGCGCCCCTCCCGAGCCGCTGTCGCCTCCCGAGGAGCTCGAGGCCTCGGCCGCCAGCGTCGTGCAGACCcacag GGCGGTGCGCGCGCTCTGTGACCACGCGGCCGCGGGACCGGACCAGCTCAGCTTCCGGCGCGGGGAGGTGCTGCGCGTGGTGGCCACGGTGGACGAGGACTGGCTCCGCTGCGGGCGGGACGGCGCCGAGGGGCTGGTGCCCGTGGGGTACACGTCTCTCGTCCTCTAG
- the FDPS gene encoding farnesyl pyrophosphate synthase isoform X1 — protein MMPLSRWLRSVGVFLLPAPCWVPRERWLGPLRRPSLVRGCPVLGAWHGARCWCQAWTEEPRALYSSLTMNGDQKSDPYAQAKQDFIQHFSEIVKVLTEDGVGHPETGDAIARLKEVVEYNATGGKYHRGLTVLIAFRELVEPGKLDAESLGRALTVGWCVELLQAFLLVCDDIMDSSLTRRGQICWYQKPGIGLDAINDALLLEACVYRLLKLCCRQQPYYLNLLELFLQSSYQTEIGQTLDLITAPQGNVDLCRFTEKRYKSIVKYKTAFYSFYLPVAAAMYMAGIDGEKQHANAKEILLQMGEFFQIQDDYLDLFGDPAVTGKIGTDIQDNKCSWLVVQCLQRASPEQRRLLQENYGQKEAEKVAWVKALYEELDLPAVFAQYEEDSYARLLGLIEQYASPLLRTIFLGLAHRLYKRTK, from the exons ATGATGCCCCTGTCCCGCTGGCTGAGATCTGTGGGCGTCTTCTTGCTGCCAGCCCCCTGCTGGGTGCCCCGGGAGAGGTGGCTGGGTCCCCTTCGGCGTCCCTCCCTGGTGCGCGGGTGTCCAGTCCTGGGGGCCTGGCATGGTGCCCGCTGCTGGTGCCAAGCGTGGACAGAGGAGCCTCG AGCACTTTACTCCTCCCTCACAATGAACGGAGACCAGAAATCGGACCCGTACGCCCAGGCAAAGCAGGATTTCATCCAGCACTTCTCCGAGATTGTCAAGGTGCTGACCGAGGATGGCGTGGGCCACCCAGAGACGGGAGATGCCATTGCCCGGCTCAAGGAG GTCGTGGAGTACAATGCGACTGGGGGCAAGTACCATCGGGGTCTGACGGTGCTCATAGCATTTCGGGAGCTGGTGGAGCCTGGCAAGCTGGACGCCGAGAGCCTTGGGCGGGCCCTGACCGTGGGCTGGTGTGTGGAGCTG CTGCAGGCCTTCTTGTTGGTGTGCGACGACATCATGGATTCCTCCCTCACCCGGCGGGGGCAGATCTGCTGGTATCAGAAG CCGGGCATCGGTTTGGACGCCATCAACGACGCCCTGCTCCTGGAGGCGTGTGTCTACCGCCTGCTCAAGCTCTGCTGCCGGCAGCAGCCCTATTACCTGAACCTGCTGGAACTTTTCCTCCAG AGTTCCTATCAGACTGAGATCGGACAGACTCTGGACCTCATCACAGCCCCCCAGGGCAACGTGGATCTTTGCAGATTCACTGAGAAGAG GTACAAATCTATTGTCAAGTATAAGACCGCTTTCTACTCGTTCTACCTCCCTGTGGCTGCCGCCATGTATATG GCGGGCATCGATGGTGAGAAGCAGCACGCCAACGCCAAGGAGATCCTGCTGCAGATGGGGGAGTTCTTCCAGATCCAG gaCGATTACCTCGACCTCTTTGGGGACCCCGCTGTGACGGGCAAGATCGGCACGGACATCCAGGACAACAAATGCAGCTGGCTGGTGGTTCAGTGTCTGCAGCGGGCGTCCCCGGAACAGCGCCGGCTGCTGCAG GAGAATTACGGGCAGAAGGAGGCCGAGAAGGTGGCCTGGGTGAAGGCGCTGTACGAGGAGCTGGACCTGCCCGCCGTGTTCGCGCAGTACGAGGAGGACAGCTACGCCCGCCTCTTGGGCCTCATCGAGCAGTACGCGTCGCCCCTGCTGCGGACCATCTTCCTGGGGCTGGCGCACAGGCTCTACAAGAGGACGAAGTGA
- the FDPS gene encoding farnesyl pyrophosphate synthase isoform X2, with protein MNGDQKSDPYAQAKQDFIQHFSEIVKVLTEDGVGHPETGDAIARLKEVVEYNATGGKYHRGLTVLIAFRELVEPGKLDAESLGRALTVGWCVELLQAFLLVCDDIMDSSLTRRGQICWYQKPGIGLDAINDALLLEACVYRLLKLCCRQQPYYLNLLELFLQSSYQTEIGQTLDLITAPQGNVDLCRFTEKRYKSIVKYKTAFYSFYLPVAAAMYMAGIDGEKQHANAKEILLQMGEFFQIQDDYLDLFGDPAVTGKIGTDIQDNKCSWLVVQCLQRASPEQRRLLQENYGQKEAEKVAWVKALYEELDLPAVFAQYEEDSYARLLGLIEQYASPLLRTIFLGLAHRLYKRTK; from the exons ATGAACGGAGACCAGAAATCGGACCCGTACGCCCAGGCAAAGCAGGATTTCATCCAGCACTTCTCCGAGATTGTCAAGGTGCTGACCGAGGATGGCGTGGGCCACCCAGAGACGGGAGATGCCATTGCCCGGCTCAAGGAG GTCGTGGAGTACAATGCGACTGGGGGCAAGTACCATCGGGGTCTGACGGTGCTCATAGCATTTCGGGAGCTGGTGGAGCCTGGCAAGCTGGACGCCGAGAGCCTTGGGCGGGCCCTGACCGTGGGCTGGTGTGTGGAGCTG CTGCAGGCCTTCTTGTTGGTGTGCGACGACATCATGGATTCCTCCCTCACCCGGCGGGGGCAGATCTGCTGGTATCAGAAG CCGGGCATCGGTTTGGACGCCATCAACGACGCCCTGCTCCTGGAGGCGTGTGTCTACCGCCTGCTCAAGCTCTGCTGCCGGCAGCAGCCCTATTACCTGAACCTGCTGGAACTTTTCCTCCAG AGTTCCTATCAGACTGAGATCGGACAGACTCTGGACCTCATCACAGCCCCCCAGGGCAACGTGGATCTTTGCAGATTCACTGAGAAGAG GTACAAATCTATTGTCAAGTATAAGACCGCTTTCTACTCGTTCTACCTCCCTGTGGCTGCCGCCATGTATATG GCGGGCATCGATGGTGAGAAGCAGCACGCCAACGCCAAGGAGATCCTGCTGCAGATGGGGGAGTTCTTCCAGATCCAG gaCGATTACCTCGACCTCTTTGGGGACCCCGCTGTGACGGGCAAGATCGGCACGGACATCCAGGACAACAAATGCAGCTGGCTGGTGGTTCAGTGTCTGCAGCGGGCGTCCCCGGAACAGCGCCGGCTGCTGCAG GAGAATTACGGGCAGAAGGAGGCCGAGAAGGTGGCCTGGGTGAAGGCGCTGTACGAGGAGCTGGACCTGCCCGCCGTGTTCGCGCAGTACGAGGAGGACAGCTACGCCCGCCTCTTGGGCCTCATCGAGCAGTACGCGTCGCCCCTGCTGCGGACCATCTTCCTGGGGCTGGCGCACAGGCTCTACAAGAGGACGAAGTGA